Below is a window of Onychostoma macrolepis isolate SWU-2019 chromosome 06, ASM1243209v1, whole genome shotgun sequence DNA.
CATGGTGTGAAATGAATGTTCAATGAATGTTCCAACACTTGtgtatattgatttattacaaaaatgaattacaaaaaaaaaaaagaaaatgcaaataaatttgACATGTAAACAGTGTTaatttgtaaagtaaaaaaaaaatagacaaatgCAAACTTGAGACACACGTGCATGAAGCAACAACACACAAAgtaaacaatgaacaaaatgttacaattttttGTTAACAGCATTTGTAACCAAGATTAATTCTGCAATGTAAACTCCATCATCCAACATACTGTAtgttgatgctgttttatgtagAAAAGGGAATATTCCTTCTTTTTGGACTCTAACCACGTTACTAACATGATTATCCTTTCCTAAAATGTTTACTTATAGATTGTTCCTTGCTGCTCTTTGCCACAACAAAAGAGATTGTACCTGAGATTGAACCTTTGCTGCTCTTTCATTGTGGCAAAGAGCAGCAAGGAACAATCTATCAGTAAACAGTTTAGGAAAGGAAAATGGCATGAAGGAAATGGCTCAACCACATTACAGGAATGTTTCAGGCTATGTCAGCCAAAATGTAAATAGGCCTAAGTGATGTAATGTCTCTGTGTAGAAAGTAGAAACCACAGAATGCAAGATAACGCCATGTTCTTTGGAGCAAACTTTAATATTAGGCAATAACACAGCCTTTATTCCAAGAAATCTGATGGTGAGGGCTGTCAAGCTCTTGAACCTGTAGAACAGATTgaatacaccaaaaaaaaacaagacataaaTGTGTTAACATGAATACGTCAGTATACTAagtgataaataaaaagattcTGATCATGCAAAAAGCTCACAAGCATTATCTTGCAATTTATTTTTCTCAACCTTTCTTCTCACGTCAATCTCACAGAATTGTATACGTCAACATACTACATAACACTGATTAATGTTGCAGACCCATACAATAACATTACTGTTACTACATGGTAGCTCCTCCAAAACATAGCTAGAAAGATGGCAAATAATCCCTTCAGCCTCATGTGCACTTGTGATTACAACCCAATTCTGGAAAATCGTTACTTACTTTTCATTGTCTTCTTGACTGCCATCAAGTATGTTTGTGAAATCTGTTGGGTCCTTTAAGGTGCATGATGAATGCTTGTTGACATCAATGTCAATGGTGCTCTCTTCTGTCTGTGGCCTTTTAATCAAAGTCATGAAGGGAGTTGTCGTGTTGCAATGGTTTCACCTGAAATCAATGACATttcaacacaaattaaaatcaaatccaATAAACACAAGAAAACTGTTTATTCATGGTTGTAGCTAGAAGCCTATAACTTTACCTTTACTCCTGTCAAACACATCTGGGTTTGCTACATTAGTTCCACTAGCTGGTCGTGGTCTCTATATGACAGGTGGTTGGAGGGGAGGAGCTGATGTTGTCCAGCATAATAAGTAATTTCATGGGTAGAACaagttattatattttgaagacagattaataaagatttttctgtaataaaatacacaaaacaataaTTCCAAGTAAAACCTGTAATtgtatattaataaagtaactTGAGGTTCAATTTCAGTTTTGCTTCGactttgaaatgtaaaaagtgTGCAAATGAGAATTAAGCGTGCAAAAGGAATCCTGTGTTCATGGCTTGTTTCCCTGCTGTTCCTCCATTAGTGCCACCATGCGTCCCAATAGTCCCAGCATAGAATTCGTAGCTTCATCCATTTTATTAAGAATGGCAGTATTAAGTTCTTTGGCGTGTGCCATAAACCGTTCATCAGCAGATTTCAAGTATTCCAGCAGCTCCTGGTTTGAATCTCTCTTCTTTATTCTAGTTGTTCCCAGAGGCTTTCTTGGTTGGGGATGAGAGGAGCTGAAGGATGATTTAGCTTGGTCCAGCACCTCCTCAGGTGAAGAGTCTGAATTCAACATAAAAGCAGCACATTATTTGAAGACCTAAACATAGCACAATAgtgcatttaaataataatcttGTTAAACATATGAGGTTAGCAAAATTTGTgtgtataaaaacaacaaagtaGGACTATAATGAAAACTTACCAAGATCAGCGGCAGAAGACAGCGATTCAGCATTTGTCTCAAGCATGGCTGTTGCTGAATTTAAAGCTTCAGTAAACTGACTCGTTGGTAGGCATTCCAGCGCAGTGTCCATAAcatcatagttaatggttttaTTGCTCCATCGGCTGACACTTTTACGTTTCCCCTTCTTACTGTCCCTGGACTCTTTCTTaagtttttttagtttgttaacGATTTGGTCAGTTGTACGAGAGAACCCAACATTTACCATCTCTTGGCATATGTCGTCATACacgcttttctttctttttgagcTCCCCAGTTTCTCCTGGATCTCTGTGGAAGACCATATCGCAAGCAGCGCGCTGGTTTCTTCTGAAGACCACTGCTGTGCTGTTTTGGGCTCAGATATTTTGCAacctacaaaaataaaaataaaaactttttagtCAAGGTTGCCACACTTCACTGCATAGAAGATAGTTATTTACAAGAAAGTCCACTTTAATAACAGTCAGTCAGACCTGTTTTCGCTTAAATTAAAGTGAATGCAAAGTAACTTCAGATCTCTTTTTGTTCTACTTTAATTGTGACAAGGTGTCGGGCCACTTTTCTCACTGTGTTTTTGTCTTATTAAATAGTTTGACCAACTACCTGTTTAGTCAGGGGGGTGACcagactttttctttttattcaaattatttgtacttttttctACAACctacattatacattataaagaCTACTAAATTGTATGACTAGTCTAAGCAGTTAACGTAACCAGCCAGtgtacattattataattattataaaacattactgcattttttttttttttttgtcgtaaTTCCTTTACTTGAGCTTTTAATTTGGAGGCAACCTAAAATAATAACATAGATTATGTTTATGTTTGGCTTTAATGTAATCAATTGTGCAACATTAGTAGCTAGAACAGTAGCCAagtaacacacacactgtatacaAACACAACAGTGAAAACTTACCTAGCTCGGCTACAGAAAACACAACGGAGTCCGCGTTTTTCTCAAGCGTGGCTGTCGCTGAATTCAAGGCCCCAGTCAGTTGACTGGCTGGTCGGTGTTCTAGCACAGACTCCATAAGGTCGTGGTCGAATGTTTTATTAATCTGTCCACTGTCACTTTCACTTGGTTTCCTTTTCAGGTCCCTGTACTCCTTTCTAAGCTTTTTCAACTTGTTTACTATTTGTTCGGTCGAGCGACTGAAGCCACCATTCAGCATTTCCTGGCTTATCTCATCGTAAACTCTTTTCTTCCTTGTCGAGCTCTCCAGTTTCTCCTGGATCTCTGTGGAAGACCATATCGCGAGCAGCACGCTGGTTTCCTCTGAAGACCAGTGCTGTGTATTTTTGCTTTCGGACATTTGTGTAGTATACAGTTGAAAGGCACTGTCTCTGCACACTGTAGCGTATAAAAGTTATAACTGTTGTTTTGAAAACGCTTCCTGGTGACGTCACATTTCCCGCCCCCCGGCATATTGGTTCCTAGTTCAAGGAGGACGGTTGTGGCCATCAGAACAGAGCTCCTCCAAACGGCTCTAAAATGCGCTACAATACTATGTGTAGGGTGGAGAGTGTATCTGTCTCAGACTcgaatgtttttaatttgttctcTAAAAAGATTCATTCACTGGCTCTTTGTGAAGGTTACAGCGTCCAGTAAATAGGGAGCGACAAGCGTGTTGCGAGTCATTGAATTGTTTTCTCAACCGATTCATTAACAACGTcgagtcattatttattttaattgtgtcatacatttacatttaatccaCCTCTATTTTATCAGTCAACTGATGCAGTCAAAAACGCTTTCAAGTCGGGCAATTCCATATTCATGAACCAGCAAACTATGTAAATAACGAATCATAATTTGATGTAAATACAGAGAATGTTCAGCCTTTCATGTGTTTAAGACTTCACTGCAAAAATGATTtccattacaaatatataaGCATTCTTAAAGCAAGAAATTTACATGAAAAGCAAAATaactttaaagtattttttttcatgaaaaatgtatcagaATTGTGTTAGTTCTGCAAATGAggcaaagaaaaataatcttgttttgcCTTTGAATAGATGAATAaggttatttttcttaccctattggcagatgtttttttctgcataaatcttacataatatcttaagtcataTTGCTTCttaagtaaatgcatcttgatacTAAAAATCAAGACAAAATCTCTATTTATTGCAGTGTGCCGCTAGCCTTCATCTCATGTGAGTGTACATAATTTAAGGTCTTCAAAAGTACTATTATTTATGTGTAAAACTATACTAATCAGTAAAACAACACTGAGAACACTTTTACATAGAGATTTTTGGTGTAATCTGGGATTTGTTAGTTAAATGAATGGAAATATTTACCTAATCATCAGGAAGGAATACCCAATCAATTTTATGTGGTTTGTTAAGCAGCAAATCTGaccaattaaaatattttgtgagaTATGGCTTGGGGATACCATTTGGAGCCAAAGTTGTTGATGTAGATCAGGGGTGGTGAACTCTggtcctggagagccgcagAGTTCAGCGTCCTAGTAACCCTTCAGACCTTGATtggcttgttcaggtgtgtttgattagggttgaagcataactctgcagggctgcggctctTCGCCACCCCTGATGTAGATGCTCACCATTAGGTGGCAGTATGTACTTGTCTATATGTGATCTAAAACGTTGGACATCATATAACAAAGATAAATGGTATACTTTTACATCTAAGCCAGAATGTAATATCTCAGCTAGTTGGATATGACAGTGAAATTCTAGAAGACTTTTTAAACCTGAGGCATGATATTTATAGCACAACAGCTTTCATTCATTTCACGTAGAGCACAAAGCTTTCTGCGACAAGACTACACTTCAAGCAACTCATTTGTTGTTGCTGACATGAGAGGACaaagttttaaaaagtgttGAATCACTTCTTTACAACACACTCTTATAACAAAGTATATCTCTGTGCACTTTTGTGACCAGTTCTGGCCGTCTGTAATGAGCACTTGCATTTTGTGTTAATGAGTGAAGCCTTTGGATATTGGAGTTATTAACACTCTTAAAAAGAATCACAATCATATAGATTCTTGGAGGATGACCCTTGTGTTAAAAAGTTAATATCAAGTAACTCAGACcttgttttgtaaatgttttttttttttctttttcttctttgaaCACATTTTGAGAGTTAGAATGGTGTTGAAAATATTGTTTCAGATATAAGATCTAATGACTGGCTGCATATTTCATATCATATTGCACCATTCaataatatatttgtgcagaactactGACAAAATTATAGTAGATAAGTTACTGGATTGTTCTAATCATCTTATTTCTTATTCCAACTGCTTTTTAAGTAACGGATGATAGATGTCTGTGAGGTGTGGAGCCTTGGCTCCTTCTCGTTTTGGCTGCGACTCCAGACTATAAGCAGGAGCCCAAATAACACGGCACTGAAATGAAAATCAATGCAGGAGGAAACACTGCCACTGCCAGAGGGATGTATGCAAGGTCACAGGCCAGTATCATTTTTTCCAGACACAGAATCACAATTTTTTCCAAGAGGGTCACGTTTAATCAAGAAAAGCAGCAAATAATTGGTTTCATAAAGAACTTGCTCTACACACAGTGGTAGGGGCCACAGAGAAGATTTAAGGGGTCAGTTATTGAATGTGTTGGTATAGCCTAAATCCTAACTGAATAATTAGTCGTTAGCAACAGGATAAATCCTGTTGCATAGCTCCTATGTGAAGAACTGTGGCAGattgaataaaaaacaaattaactgacaattttatatatagctTATGAATAGTGatgtatgtgtttatatgtatgtgtttatattatattagaatatttttagtataaattttcattgtaaaatttaagataattaatttgttttacatctaaaatattatgtataattttgTACAGTAACAACATGATTATAATTTGAAagaagattaatgttttaaagaagtatcttatgctcaccatggatttatttatttggtcaaatctacagtaaaaacattaatggtgaaatattattattattattatttaaaataattgttttatatgttaaaacatcatttattcctgatggcaaagctgaattttcagcatcgttactccagtctttagtgtcacatgatccttcagaaatcattctaatatgttttgttaatatttcttattattatcagtcttgaaaacagttgtgctgcttaatatattagTGGAAACTGTAagacatttttcaggattcttttataaatagaaagttcaaaagaatttatttgaaatattcaaattaataaatacattgtttaaTTTCTAATTAACTTAATAgttccttgctaaataaatgtagtaatttatatatagtttatgaATAGTGCCTGATTTTCCAGGTGAAATGAGACACTTGCTCTAATAAATTGGCTGTGGCCATCATTTCTTGTCGCATGGATGTCGTTCCTGAGGCGGTTTTGGGGTCAATTACTACATTAGTATATGTATAATGTCATTTTACCCCTCTATCATCAATAGCAAATTAGCTTACAGTTGACCATTTAACAGTTTATTAAagcatttttcttcttttccattgaactgaatttatttttcacaatgtTGAGCATCTAGTGTCTCACAGATTTGGTATTTGTAGAGATTCAATCAGCAACCTTATGCTTTTGTCCGCTGTTTTAATCTCCACGTCATCTACATATTTGTAGCCTGTACCTCTGACAGGGTTTGGTATTGTCAGCTGTCACCTGCTTAATGTGGAATTTTAGATGACACAACATTATAGACATTGACCTCGCCGGTGGAAGGATGTCACGCACTCACCCAGGATGTAGGCGTATATTGGCAGACGGTGAATGACAGTCTATAGGGCTGGTATGAACTAACATCCTGTCCCTGCTGACTTTTACTTCGGTTTGTCTGCCTCGTGTAGCTGATTAGCCAAGAGCAAGTGGGAGACAGAAGCACAGATGGCCAACTGTGATATATTTGAGCTAGTGTCCAGGGTCAGACACCTCTCAGTTTTTCTCTCTTTATGTATTTCTGTCTATTTCTTCCCATTACTTCTACCCACTAATTACATGAGATTTTTTTATATCTATTGTAATGTGTCATTCAAGCATATGAATGAATAGGCGGTATTTAGAGTAGGACAACCACATGAACACGCACCAACAAAGCTAACACTGCAGGAACAACAGCTGTTGGGGCACATGCCTGGAGGACGCATCTCACTCGCTTCCTCTTTTCATCTATGCTTACCGCCATCCATCTCCTCTGATTTCCTCTCCCTCATTCATCACTTCCTGATTTGATCTCTCCCTTTCCCTTGATCTCCCACCTCTATCCCTTCTGTTCCTTGTGATCTGGTTTTGCAGCAGCTGCGCTAAGCTGTAGGCCGTGCCTGATTTTCCAGGTGAAATGAGACACTTGCTCTAATAAATTGGCTGTGGCCATCATTTCTTGTCGCATGGATGTCGTTCCTGAGGCGGTTTTGTTTCCGAGAAGATTCCAGCAAGTCAGGGCAGGCTAGCTGAGGTGAACGAGACAAAATGAACACTAGaagaaatggaaataaataGTTTCAGAGCAATCAAAGCAAAAACAATCAGTCACAAGAACATTTATTTCCTCAAGCAGTTGGTTCTCGTTAACAACTGATTTATAGCCTTCAGTATTGAAGTTTGAACTTCAAATAATTCTAATGGTGTCATTTAGCTTGACACATAAATAACCACATTTACCAGTGTTGATATAAccgtacacagtacacacatggGTGTAATTTATGATGCACATTTTATTGTGAAAAATGCTTCGAGTTCACCTTTCTGTGCACTCTGGAGTGACTTAAGTTCCCTAGAAACAGCAAATCTACAAGGCCGATCTGTTCTGCCTTTCATTTGTTGATGCTTCTTAGAAGTCGGCATGAAGTGGAAATTCACcctttctaaatgcattttaatatttttattgcaagcttcttactttctttcttttatttatttattttttttatcaaaatgtcaTTCTTACTTGATCTTCCGGAGAAATGACAGACTTCCAGATTTAACAGTCAGATTTAAAGTCTTTAAAGAGATTATACAGATCGTAATGtcattttctgtctttcttctatggaacacaaaatattttttttaaggttttttttttttttgtccatacagtcaAAGTCAGAGGTGTTTAGAGGAGGTTTGGACattaacattctttaaaatatcttttgtgatccacagaggaaaaaagtcatacaggcttgaaatgacatgagggcagttaaataatgacagaattttccaaTTTTGGgttaatgaataaaatactatttaaagaTTACAGACTATAAGGCATTCTGAATTCCttcataatacattatataGATAACCTTCACAGAATGTGCTGCCAAACTATCTCCTTCAGAAAATCTATTCAGATGTGAATAGAGCGTGTGCTGTTGTTGTGGGGGATGTGCAAAATGTAACATGATCCTGAAGGCTGAGAATGCATGGAGGTGGACAGGAAGCTGCATCAAACGCACATACATTCAGCACTTCTCACGCTTTGTCCCCAAAGTCCAGCGCAGAGAACGGACAGTGAGATGGcgaaaaacacaaatatgcttATAGACTATCTCAGAGGGGACAGGTGAGGATGCCAGGTGCCTCTCAAAGGGGACAGTAGGCTCATGCGCCAcccctgttttttatttttttttataaatgcttTTTGCTATTTTTGATGATCATCTGTTGTGGTACATAAGAAATTTAATTACCTTTTAGTGAGAATAACAAGTAACGGACAAATCAGTCTCGAGCTGTTAGGATGTATTTCTTCATAATTAAAGCAGCTTCCCCCCATAccaaataattttattgtatattaagcaaatatttgtttttgtctttgatGGTTGCATTTTATATTCCAAACACAGAAATGTGAAAAGGGTCAATTCTGTGATAATAGCTGACTGTGCATTATACTGCTTATTGCACAGCTGCTCACCATAAATACATGGACATCAAATATTGTTTTGAGAGGAATTATATTAGAATTTCAGTTTTTGATTTTAGTTCAAATCTTTTCCCctttttatgtgcttttatcgttttttttttttatatattactatttatgtttatttcagttttagttattattttattatgttttatatattattattttatgtttttcatttatattttatttcagctttattataattaatagtctttaataatgtatttaatagTTCTAGTTTTAGTTAGCAATAACATCCCTGATAATGGCTGGTTGTACATTATCCTGTATATATAAACGTCCTATATTCTGCATTATACAGCTGCCCTAAATGTAGCAAGATCTGAGCTGTGTTTTTACAGCACTTCACATAGTGGACATTTATCCTGTATACAGCGAGAACGGGAGAGAAGGGGGTTTCATAATTTATGACTGACATGGCTCAGACTGCCATTAGTTGCACATAATGAATGGATTCACTCTGGCAGTGTGACACAGTACTGGGTCTGCAAATTGAGCCGTGATGTTCGGACAGATTGGAACTGTCACACACAAACTCAATCCTTCCTGCCTGGAAAGCTGTCAACTGTGCCATAAATTTTTAGGGTGAACCACCAGAGTTGCCCACGCAAAAGACATGACCAGGCAGACCTTTTCCCATCTTAATAGTGAAAATGTAGCAGTAACCCTGTCATAGCTGTGTTTCACAGCTGTCCTGTGGATTTTCTTGTCGTTTACTGTGTGACCCAATCATTGTTGTGATATATGAGGCAGCGTGAAGGAGGACAGCAGGTTATGAACTTACTCGGATAAAATGGCTCCTGTTTCCATTGGCTGCTcctgttttatttgtgtaatattCGTTTTGGCCTTGGTCCAGCAGTGCAATGCGTGTGGCAGCAGCAGGATTACGAGCACATCCAGAACTCATTGCCTGTCGTCTTCTGTAACACTTGAGACCAATTAATGAAGTTGTGACAGCTGTAACGGAATGACACGTAGTAAAAACCCAACCAACTGCAAAATGGCCACACACGTGCCATTATTGCTTTGAAAAATGTTAGGGTTACCAACATGCATGACAATTtggtaaagaaaataaaaaatgctgatttaaatctctttgggtttgagttGCTGTTTGCTCTCTCCTGTTGCAGAGGCTTCATGTTTAATCATCTAGGGACTCTCTTGATGTCAATCTGATGTCACGCTGTCATAAAAATGGATGACCGGGACACAGAAATGTTGAAGCCGCATATATTGTGCCTTTATAGGACTAGTCTTAAATGCACATACCTTAAAATGGCTTCATGCCAAGGAAA
It encodes the following:
- the si:dkey-261j15.2 gene encoding uncharacterized protein si:dkey-261j15.2: MSESKNTQHWSSEETSVLLAIWSSTEIQEKLESSTRKKRVYDEISQEMLNGGFSRSTEQIVNKLKKLRKEYRDLKRKPSESDSGQINKTFDHDLMESVLEHRPASQLTGALNSATATLEKNADSVVFSVAELGCKISEPKTAQQWSSEETSALLAIWSSTEIQEKLGSSKRKKSVYDDICQEMVNVGFSRTTDQIVNKLKKLKKESRDSKKGKRKSVSRWSNKTINYDVMDTALECLPTSQFTEALNSATAMLETNAESLSSAADLDSSPEEVLDQAKSSFSSSHPQPRKPLGTTRIKKRDSNQELLEYLKSADERFMAHAKELNTAILNKMDEATNSMLGLLGRMVALMEEQQGNKP